The following coding sequences lie in one Cucurbita pepo subsp. pepo cultivar mu-cu-16 chromosome LG13, ASM280686v2, whole genome shotgun sequence genomic window:
- the LOC111808565 gene encoding nuclear pore complex protein NUP1-like → MATEREEVRYEGGRGGKFQKRPLRRSHTTPYDRPPTALRNSAGKGWLSKLVDPAQKLITSSAHRLFSSVFRKRLPPPPPSLAISREANDEMEIKNQEEVAADPPGTQEGTNNDFVPSINSNNIHGVSDLEKILKEKTFTRFEIDRLTELLKSRVADVPSGVESRKFEMVPPTPVISYDIQEGSPKFPAQEGVRPHMVPTHVVNANVPDEDVASPAEIAKAFMGSRPPKATPLSMVAHSQKFGDTFALGNPPKSSTLSLVPRSPGNFDVENDFVTPRSRGRSALYSMARMPYSRVRATPSIKNSVATTDSYRATVTSSSQSAWEQGRLLESNQGALKRRSSVLDDEIGSVGPIRRIRHKSNLLFPKGLSLPSSSTSIPVSGIGSETSLHLHSTKVHPFSSTAGKAPYSSETKRNLSKISAESENDRTPSSSFPQIPLRSSEMALKILEQLDKLTPPKEKSSELKLHSVRNNSPMKLSPSMLHGPALRSLEDVDSAKYLENVEDIRSNDGRDLTSKKNDKFEDSSLLKSKVPSDKSISTGGGVGSSVPSKDTVSSSGLQVSFVGPSSLTKCAFQMSVQEDFVDMDDEEYSNGPVAAKSFERREKVDDSLVAVGKPSDTEAITVDKPQASIQAKPSTVSEMKKINDQAKSDVPVTTEKSSIFSFPTASPSSTTANVIEPESTTRPEKIASSEVPKAAAAPIFGFGEKLPSQKDSVFSSPTFTFGNKVTTSTNEQNAVPAVTSEGNVAPTLQASAPTTFKFGDKATFPIPASTATENGNSDAGSPFKFASSLVNEKGAKAGSASVFKSESSSSSTLSFGVPKESISEKAGDKKSSSAGLSVGTSGNLLLSSVSSTPTPSLFSFSSPTTNSNLINGSLGSTPSTFPSPSNTFPSNITNQNSSIKPSLNAATSSSEPVTTTSLSTSSPMPSFSAAPIFKFGSSSVPSSSAPSGVGSVETKTKQETTPFGNVSGISPSDTSAAKVFSTGSSVFQFGAVSTTSDSNKQPEKSTFAPVSVPSFGAPVLPASSGVASSTQSTPVSPFSSSSTSFGLTGNTGLASGNSLVGSSAPASNLFTSGATFGFGSSSSANNSVSSGAGTSSSFFNWQASSAPSFSSGFGSTPTGGFSFGLASSSAASSSPMLFGSSTTGAASTTSMFSFTSAATAASSQPAFGNSNHGFTFGSTPPANNDHANMEDSMAEDTVQTVASPTPMPSFGQQPLTPPPSSGFVFGSTAPSPLGANPFQFGGSQQNVPTPQNPNPFQASGSLDFNASAGGSFSLGAGGGDKSNRKFVKVKSKSRKK, encoded by the exons AGGCTAATGATGAGATGGAAATTAAGAACCAGGAAGAAGTTGCAGCT GATCCTCCTGGAACTCAAGAAGGGACTAATAATGATTTTGTTCCAAGCATCAATTCTAATAACATACATGGGGTGAGTGACCtcgagaaaattttgaaggagaAGACCTTTACAAG ATTTGAGATTGATCGCTTGACTGAACTTCTGAAATCAAGAGTTGCTGATGTTCCAAGTGGGGTTGAATCgaggaaatttgaaatggtTCCTCCAACACCTGTTATCAGTTATGACATACAGGAAGGGTCTCCAAAATTTCCAGCTCAAGAGGGAGTTAGGCCTCATATGGTTCCAACTCATGTCGTGAATGCAAAT GTCCCTGATGAGGATGTTGCTTCACCTGCAGAGATTGCAAAGGCGTTCATGGGTAGCAGGCCTCCAAAAGCAACTCCGTTGAGTATGGTGGCCCATAGTCAAAAGTTTGGGGATACTTTTGCTTTAGGCAATCCCCCAAAGTCCTCTACTTTATCTCTTGTGCCAAGGTCTCCTGGAAATTTTGatgttgaaaatgattttgtcaCCCCAAGATCTCGTGGCAGATCTGCTCTATACAGTATGGCTCGAATGCCATATTCAAGAGTTCGTGCAACCCCCAGCATAAAG AATAGTGTAGCAACAACAGATTCTTACAGGGCCACTGTGACCTCATCATCTCAGTCAGCATGGGAGCAAGGGAGACTTTTGGAGTCTAATCAAGGG GCTTTAAAACGCCGAAGCTCAGTTTTAGATGATGAAATAGGATCTGTTGGTCCTATTCGAAGAATTCGCCATAAATCCAATCTCCTTTTCCCTAAAGGTTTGAGTTTACCAAGCAGTTCCACTTCTATTCCTGTTAGTGGAATTGGTTCCGAGACTTCTCTGCATTTGCATTCCACAAAAGTTCATCCATTTTCGTCTACTGCTGGGAAGGCACCTTATTCAAGTGAGACCAAGCGTAATTTGTCCAAAATTTCTGCAGAGTCTGAAAATGATAGGACACCTAGTTCAAGTTTCCCTCAAATTCCCCTCAGGTCTAGTGAGATGGccttaaaaatattagagCAGCTTGATAAATTGACccctccaaaagaaaaatcttcGGAACTAAAGTTGCATAGTGTGAGGAATAACTCACCCATGAAGTTATCACCATCAATGTTGCATGGGCCAGCTCTTAGAAGTCTGGAAGATGTGGATTCAGCTAAGTATTTGGAAAATGTTGAAGACATTCGGTCTAATGATGGCCGTGATCTTACTTCGAAAAAGAACGATAAGTTTGAGGATAGTAGCTTGTTAAAATCTAAAGTACCCAGTGATAAATCTATTTCTACAGGTGGTGGTGTAGGTTCTTCAGTGCCTTCAAAGGATACTGTATCTAGTTCTGGTCTGCAGGTTTCATTTGTTGGCCCGTCCTCGCTAACAAAATGTGCGTTCCAGATGAGTGTACAAGAG GATTTTGTCGATATGGATGACGAAGAATATTCTAATGGGCCAGTAGCTGCTAAATCATTTGAGAGGCGAGAAAAAGTTGACGACTCATTAGTGGCAGTGGGTAAGCCGAGTGATACTGAAGCCATCACAGTAGATAAACCTCAGGCTTCAATTCAGGCTAAACCATCCACCGTCtctgaaatgaagaaaataaatgaccAAGCAAAATCTGATGTTCCTGTGACTACTGAAAAGAGttccattttttcctttccaacaGCATCTCCATCTAGCACTACAGCCAATGTGATAGAACCGGAATCAACCACGAGACCTGAAAAAATTGCTTCTTCTGAGGTACCGAAAGCAGCTGCTGCCCCTATATTTGGCTTTGGAGAAAAGTTGCCATCACAGAAGGATTCggttttttcttctcccacCTTTACGTTTGGAAACAAGGTTACCACCTCTACAAATGAACAAAATGCTGTTCCTGCTGTAACTTCTGAAGGCAATGTTGCACCTACTCTACAAGCTTCTGCTCCTACCACATTTAAATTTGGAGATAAAGCTACATTTCCTATTCCAGCAAGTACCGCCACCGAAAATGGAAATAGTGATGCCGGGTCTCCGTTTAAGTTTGCATCTTCTTTAGTTAATGAAAAAGGTGCTAAAGCAGGCAGTGCTTCAGTTTTTAAATCAGAGAGTTCTAGCAGCAG CACCCTGTCATTTGGAGTTCCGAAAGAGTCGATTTCGGAGAAAGCTGGCGATAAGAAGAGTTCAAGTGCCGGACTCTCTGTTGGCACATCTGGGAATTTGCTTTTGTCATCTGTCTCATCAACACCAACTCCcagtttgttttcttttagctCCCCTACCACTAATTCAAATCTTATTAACGGATCTCTTGGTTCCACCCCATCTACTTTTCCCTCCCCATCCAACACCTTTCCTAGTAATAtaacaaatcaaaattcatcCATCAAACCATCTCTCAATGCTGCCACTAGCAGTAGCGAACCCGTCACCACTACTAGTCTTTCTACGTCTTCTCCTATGCCATCTTTTTCAGCTGCACCAATTTTCAAGTTTGGGAGCTCCAGTGTTCCTTCGAGTTCAGCACCGAGCGGAGTTGGATCTGTAGAAACCAAGACCAAGCAAGAGACAACACCCTTTGGCAATGTAAGTGGCATTTCTCCGAGCGACACATCTGCTGCTAAAGTATTTAGTACTGGAAGCAGTGTTTTTCAATTTGGAGCTGTGTCTACTACTTCAGATTCTAATAAACAACCAGAAAAGTCAACCTTCGCTCCGGTCAGTGTACCTTCATTTGGTGCTCCAGTTTTGCCTGCAAGTAGTGGGGTTGCTTCTTCTACTCAGAGTACACCTGTTTCGCCGTTCAGTTCATCATCTACATCATTTGGTTTGACAGGGAACACGGGTTTGGCCTCCGGTAATTCTTTGGTTGGTTCTTCAGCTCCCGCGTCTAATTTGTTCACTTCAGGGGCCACTTTTGGGTTTGGTTCCTCCAGTTCTGCTAATAATTCAGTCAGCTCCGGTGCTGGTACTAGTTCTAGCTTCTTTAACTGGCAGGCATCCTCCGCgccatcattttcttctggATTTGGCTCAACTCCAACGGGAGGATTTTCCTTTGGCCTTGCATCTTCTTCTGCTGCTTCTAGTTCCCCTATGCTCTTTGGATCATCGACAACCGGTGCAGCATCAACAACCTCGATGTTCTCATTCACTTCAGCTGCAACTGCTGCGTCGTCACAGCCTGCTTTTGGTAATTCTAATCATGGCTTCACCTTTGGTTCAACACCTCCTGCAAATAATGATCATGCAAATATGGAGGATAGCATGGCTGAGGATACCGTCCAGACAGTCGCATCGCCAACGCCTATGCCGAGTTTTGGGCAACAACCCCTTACGCCACCTCCATCGTCAGGGTTCGTGTTTGGTTCAACTGCTCCTTCTCCGCTAGGAGCAAATCCTTTCCAGTTTGGTGGTAGCCAACAAAATGTACCTACCCCACAAAATCCCAATCCATTTCAGGCTTCGGGTAGCTTAGACTTCAATGCCAGTGCTGGAGGAAGCTTCTCACTAGGCGCTGGTGGCGGCGACAAATCGAACCGAAAATTCGTGAAAGTTAAAAGCAAATCAAGAAAGAAGTAG
- the LOC111808137 gene encoding uncharacterized protein At2g39795, mitochondrial yields MLKKVTAVAAVALRGSRRPSLMATCRRSTSVSTAVNSLLLRSLKEHYLEISRMTPPPKVSPPSSFSIIKGALDGNGPVLTRSYGNEEINVSVMRLANIVPGGGGDDGDDEINQLFLHLTVSKPEQRESLHFLCGLYPDALGIHSVSMRPKAESSGFLVVPSGYNGPVFEDLDEKMRDVLHNYIEERGINESLFPFLQAWLYVKEHRNLMRWFRSVGSFINEPKNAKVD; encoded by the exons ATGTTGAAGAAAGTGACGGCCGTCGCTGCGGTGGCTTTACGGGGTAGCCGCCGGCCGTCTCTCATGGCCACTTGCCGCCGTTCGACCTCCGTGTCTACTGCCGTCAATTCATTGCTCCTCCGCTCCCTCAAAGAACACTATCTCGAGATCTCCAGAATGACGCCTCCTCCT AAAGTGAGCCCTCCGTCTTCCTTTTCTATCATTAAAGGCGCACTAGACGGCAATGGGCCGGTGCTTACTAGGAGCTACGGCAATGAAGAGATTAACGTTTCGGTTATGCGATTGGCTAATATTGTTCCCGGAGGCGGTGGAGACGATGGAGACGACGAAATTAACCAGTTGTTTCTTCATCTGACTGTATCAAAGCCGGAGCAGAGGGAAAGTTTACATTTTCTTTGTGGATTGTATCCCGATGCATTAGGTATTCATTCCGTTTCGATGAGACCAAAAGCTGAGTCCTCGGGGTTTCTCGTTGTTCCGTCCGGCTATAATGGTCCCGTGTTCGA AGATCTGGATGAGAAAATGCGAGATGTACTTCACAATTACATAGAGGAGCGAGGTATAAACGAGTCtctctttccatttcttcagGCATGGCTTTATGTGAAAGAGCATCGAAATCTTATGCGGTGGTTCAGATCCGTTGGCTCGTTCATCAACGAGCCCAAGAACGCTAAAGTGGATTGA
- the LOC111809086 gene encoding uncharacterized protein At3g28850-like, whose product MNGVRGKFMKKLKSMKPPIAYLKQDRILQVIAPNGYSDFFTRSENLEANVQKSNHKNGINLLKENRDFAIEDEETEESGFAVEDKENIEPSGKSNGGIGDSLCLRAGNCLPESKRETPLSEIDISSFRRPDMNSGSLFDPNLLEVFHQAVMEYMKIREAEIKCGIEIEEHEEEEEEEEEEKQSSSEIPLFMFEEKCPPGGSDSVILYTTTLRGIRKTFEECNSIRFLLETFRVKFFERDVSMHTEFKEELWRVLGTKRALPPKLFIRGRYIGGAEEVLGLHEQGKLRPLFDGVPIDCFAGIPCEGCGGVRFVLCFNCNGSKRVVDESDEQRNCPECNENGLILCPYCC is encoded by the coding sequence ATGAATGGAGTCAGAGGAAAATTCATGAAGAAGCTCAAATCTATGAAGCCCCCCATTGCGTATCTCAAACAAGATCGAATTCTTCAGGTCATTGCTCCAAATGGGTACTCCGATTTCTTCACCAGAAGCGAAAATCTCGAAGCCAATGTTCAGAAATCGAACCACAAAAATGGTATCAATTTGTTGAAGGAAAACAGAGATTTCGCcattgaagatgaagaaacagaggagtCTGGTTTCGCCGTTGAAGATAAAGAGAACATTGAGCCGTCCGGTAAATCGAATGGAGGGATTGGGGATTCTTTGTGTTTAAGAGCTGGGAATTGTTTGCCGGAATCGAAACGAGAAACCCCGTTGTCGGAAATTGACATCTCGTCTTTCCGGCGGCCGGATATGAACTCCGGGAGCCTGTTTGACCCAAATTTACTTGAGGTTTTTCATCAGGCAGTGATGGAGTATATGAAAATAAGGGAAGCAGAGATCAAATGTGGAATAGAAATTGAAGAACacgaggaggaagaagaagaagaagaagaggaaaaacagAGTTCATCGGAGATTCCTCTGTTTATGTTCGAAGAAAAATGCCCACCAGGTGGATCGGACTCTGTAATTCTTTACACGACGACTCTAAGAGGAATAAGGAAAACGTTTGAGGAATGCAACAGTATAAGGTTTCTTTTGGAAACGTTTAGAGTGAAATTTTTCGAGCGGGACGTTTCGATGCATACCGAGTTTAAAGAAGAGTTATGGAGAGTTTTGGGTACAAAAAGAGCTTTACCTCCAAAGCTGTTCATCAGGGGAAGGTACATTGGTGGAGCAGAGGAGGTTTTGGGGCTGCACGAGCAGGGGAAGCTCCGCCCGTTGTTCGATGGTGTTCCGATTGATTGTTTCGCCGGGATCCCGTGCGAAGGGTGCGGCGGAGTCCGATTCGTGCTCTGTTTCAACTGCAATGGGAGTAAAAGAGTTGTTGATGAGAGTGATGAACAAAGGAATTGCCCAGAATGTAATGAAAATGGACTGATTCTTTGTCCTTATTGCTGCTAA
- the LOC111808918 gene encoding protein SMAX1-LIKE 3-like translates to MRAGICTIQLQALSVEAEATVKQAIGLARRRGHAHVTPLHVASAMLVSSSGLLRRACLHCHSHPLQCKALELCFNVALNRLPTSTPNPLFGPQYPNPCLSNALVAAFKRAQAHQRRGSIENQQQHQQQQPILALKIELEQLIISILDDPSVSRVMREAGFSSIQVKNNVEKALSLEEYNNERHYFCEKNWNLIPTNTSTPPNLAINTSKSIPFTQFGINATPNHQKEISNVLEQISIRISQGRRIINTVIIGESLGIAEAMIRGAMEKFEKGEVPKELKDVEFLSLPLFSLRNLSKEEIEQKVLELKCIVKSCMGKRVIFYLGDLKWVAEFWSNYEQRSHYSPVEQLIMELKTLIFHGNNEGFGRFWVMGIATFQIYMKCKAGRPSLESLWSLQPLAVPVGSLSLSLSFESQECNFPTIFQPFDARKSDVITDEQDETCDNFGHYNFLGLKQSPKEYQFWDENPERDVVSKPDLLSNPNSSPNSASTSEVVMEEEDQEDDCLKTIPNCSNHKVDEISATILQCRSKNSKNSYHNHHDHQESCCLLFIGNEEQSQSKEQTARELAKFFFGSQTKLISISLSSFNHEKSQEHSKKRTRDELGSSYLQRFAEAVNENPHRLFFMEDIQQIDHCSLMGIKEAIQKGSVKLSDGEFCPLKDAIIVFDAEERTIKQEQEQEHQHERFVSLDLNIAVEDSNGDRIRWIMEEFVDGKILFS, encoded by the exons ATGAGAGCTGGAATTTGCACTATACAACTTCAAGCTCTTAGCGTCGAGGCCGAGGCGACCGTGAAGCAAGCCATCGGCCTCGCACGACGTCGAGGCCACGCCCATGTCACCCCTCTCCATGTTGCTAGCGCCATGCTCGTTTCCTCCTCCGGCCTCCTTCGTAGAGCTTGTCTTCATTGCCATTCTCATCCTCTCCAATGCAAAGCTCTCGAGCTTTGCTTCAATGTCGCTCTCAATCGTCTCCCTACGTCGACACCGAACCCACTCTTTGGCCCACAATATCCAAATCCTTGCCTTTCCAATGCTTTGGTTGCCGCTTTCAAACGAGCACAAGCACACCAACGTCGCGGCTCTATTGAAAACCAACAACAacaccaacaacaacaaccgATTTTAGCTTTGAAGATCGAGTTGGAGCAACTCATAATCTCGATCTTGGATGACCCAAGTGTTAGTAGAGTCATGAGAGAAGCTGGTTTCTCTAGTATACAAGTAAAAAACAACGTTGAAAAAGCTCTTTCCTTGGAG GAATACAACAATGAAAGACACTACttttgtgaaaaaaattgGAACTTGATACCCACAAACACTTCAACCCCTCCAAATCTTGCCATAAACACCTCTAAATCAATACCCTTTACCCAATTTGGTATCAATGCCACCCCCAATCACCAAAAAGAGATATCAAACGTCTTAGAACAGATATCAATCAGAATCAGCCAAGGCAGAAGAATCATCAACACAGTGATCATAGGCGAGAGTTTGGGCATAGCTGAAGCAATGATAAGAGGAGCAATGgagaaatttgagaaaggGGAAGTCCCAAAAGAGCTAAAAGACGTAGAATTCTTAAGCCTTCCTCTGTTTTCATTAAGGAACCTTTCAAAGGAGGAGATAGAACAGAAGGTTTTGGAGCTGAAATGCATCGTTAAAAGCTGTATGGGCAAAAGGGTTATCTTTTATTTGGGAGATCTCAAATGGGTCGCAGAGTTTTGGTCAAATTATGAACAGAGAAGCCATTACAGCCCTGTGGAGCAGCTGATAATGGAGCTTAAAACACTGATATTCCATGGAAATAATGAAGGATTTGGAAGATTTTGGGTTATGGGTATTGCcacttttcaaatttatatgaaatgtaAGGCTGGTCGGCCTTCTTTGGAGTCGCTTTGGTCACTTCAGCCTCTTGCTGTTCCTGTTGGCAGTTTGAGTCTAAGTCTCAGCTTTGAAAG CCAAGAATGTAATTTTCCAACAATTTTCCAACCGTTCGATGCGAGAAAAAGTGACGTAATTACCGACGAACAG GACGAGACATGTGATAATTTCGGTCACTATAACTTTCTTGGCCTCAAACAGTCTCCAAAAGAGTATCAATTCTGGGATGAGAACCCGGAACGAGACGTCGTTTCGAAGCCGGATCTCCTCTCGAACCCCAATTCGAGCCCGAACTCAGCTTCCACAAGTGAAGTGgtaatggaggaagaagatcaAGAGGATGATTGTTTGAAAACCATTCCCAATTGCTCAAACCACAAAGTTGATGAAATCTCAGCCACAATCCTCCAATGCAGGTCCAAGAACAGCAAGAACAGCTATCATAATCATCATGATCATCAAGAAAGTTGCTGCCTTTTGTTCAtaggaaatgaagaacaaagcCAATCCAAAGAACAAACAGCAAGAGAATTAGCCAAATTCTTCTTTGGATCACAAACAAAACTCATATCCATCAGTTTGAGCAGCTTCAATCATGAAAAATCACAAGAACACAGCAAAAAAAGGACCAGAGACGAACTGGGTAGCAGTTATTTACAGAGATTTGCAGAGGCAGTGAATGAAAATCCTCATAGACTGTTCTTCATGGAAGATATTCAACAAATTGATCACTGTTCCTTAATGGGTATTAAAGAAGCCATTCAAAAGGGAAGTGTGAAGCTTTCTGATGGGGAATTTTGTCCCCTAAAGGACGCGATTATCGTCTTCGACGCCGAAGAACGGACCattaaacaagaacaagaacaagaacaccaACACGAACGATTTGTTTCATTGGATTTGAACATAGCCGTAGAAGATTCAAATGGAGACAGAATCAGATGGATCATGGAAGAATTTGTGGATGGgaagattttattttcataa
- the LOC111808919 gene encoding uncharacterized protein LOC111808919 isoform X2 — translation MHTNSYKFLETTQYLESSGDAKDCAGGGDLESLCSPEEFSSSVDQLNQNFNKSLVLKSSSSRSSPIEVKDSSKLSMKQSEVTDKKETKRRYAAGMGTTGNENYACLDLKLSPPGVYLRGKSSNESKSSSPKSQDSCVSAEVESNVNLENNLEVEGSPLIVMGCTFCLLYVMVTDDDPRCPICKNSGLLDIFRGNQPKRSRKN, via the exons atgCATACAAATTCATACAAATTCTTG GAAACCACTCAATATCTGGAGAGTTCTGGTGATGCAAAGGATTGTGCTGGTGGTGGTGACCTAGAGAGCCTCTGTAGCCCTGAGGAGTTCTCCTCGAGCGTCGATCAACTCAATCAAAACTTTAACAAATCTCTCGTTCTTAAAAGTTCGTCCTCTCGTTCATCCCCAATTGAAGTAAAAGATAGTTCTAAGCTGAGTATGAAGCAATCAGAAGTTACTGATAAG aaGGAAACCAAAAGAAGGTATGCTGCGGGAATGGGAACGACTGGTAATGAAAATTATGCCTGTTTGGATCTCAAACTGTCGCCTCCAGGGGTCTACTTAAGGGGTAAATCATCGAATGAATCGAAATCGTCATCCCCAAAATCTCAAGACTCATGCGTATCTGCAGAGGTCGAGTCAAATGTAAACTTGGAGAATAACCTTGAAGTTGAAGGTTCGCCCTTAATTGTGATGGGATGTACTTTTTGCCTGCTTTATGTGATGGTGACAGATGATGATCCCAGATGCCCTATATGCAAAAATTCTGGCTTGCTCGACATTTTCCGTGGAAATCAGCCGAAGAGATCGAGAAAAAACTAG
- the LOC111808919 gene encoding uncharacterized protein LOC111808919 isoform X3: MWHTDCIHETTQYLESSGDAKDCAGGGDLESLCSPEEFSSSVDQLNQNFNKSLVLKSSSSRSSPIEVKDSSKLSMKQSEVTDKKETKRRYAAGMGTTGNENYACLDLKLSPPGVYLRGKSSNESKSSSPKSQDSCVSAEVESNVNLENNLEVEGSPLIVMGCTFCLLYVMVTDDDPRCPICKNSGLLDIFRGNQPKRSRKN, translated from the exons ATGTGGCATACAGATTGCATCCAT GAAACCACTCAATATCTGGAGAGTTCTGGTGATGCAAAGGATTGTGCTGGTGGTGGTGACCTAGAGAGCCTCTGTAGCCCTGAGGAGTTCTCCTCGAGCGTCGATCAACTCAATCAAAACTTTAACAAATCTCTCGTTCTTAAAAGTTCGTCCTCTCGTTCATCCCCAATTGAAGTAAAAGATAGTTCTAAGCTGAGTATGAAGCAATCAGAAGTTACTGATAAG aaGGAAACCAAAAGAAGGTATGCTGCGGGAATGGGAACGACTGGTAATGAAAATTATGCCTGTTTGGATCTCAAACTGTCGCCTCCAGGGGTCTACTTAAGGGGTAAATCATCGAATGAATCGAAATCGTCATCCCCAAAATCTCAAGACTCATGCGTATCTGCAGAGGTCGAGTCAAATGTAAACTTGGAGAATAACCTTGAAGTTGAAGGTTCGCCCTTAATTGTGATGGGATGTACTTTTTGCCTGCTTTATGTGATGGTGACAGATGATGATCCCAGATGCCCTATATGCAAAAATTCTGGCTTGCTCGACATTTTCCGTGGAAATCAGCCGAAGAGATCGAGAAAAAACTAG
- the LOC111808919 gene encoding uncharacterized protein LOC111808919 isoform X1, translated as MHTNSYKFLVRKFPSQVEQETTQYLESSGDAKDCAGGGDLESLCSPEEFSSSVDQLNQNFNKSLVLKSSSSRSSPIEVKDSSKLSMKQSEVTDKKETKRRYAAGMGTTGNENYACLDLKLSPPGVYLRGKSSNESKSSSPKSQDSCVSAEVESNVNLENNLEVEGSPLIVMGCTFCLLYVMVTDDDPRCPICKNSGLLDIFRGNQPKRSRKN; from the exons atgCATACAAATTCATACAAATTCTTGGTAAGGAAATTTCCTTCTCAAGTGGAACAA GAAACCACTCAATATCTGGAGAGTTCTGGTGATGCAAAGGATTGTGCTGGTGGTGGTGACCTAGAGAGCCTCTGTAGCCCTGAGGAGTTCTCCTCGAGCGTCGATCAACTCAATCAAAACTTTAACAAATCTCTCGTTCTTAAAAGTTCGTCCTCTCGTTCATCCCCAATTGAAGTAAAAGATAGTTCTAAGCTGAGTATGAAGCAATCAGAAGTTACTGATAAG aaGGAAACCAAAAGAAGGTATGCTGCGGGAATGGGAACGACTGGTAATGAAAATTATGCCTGTTTGGATCTCAAACTGTCGCCTCCAGGGGTCTACTTAAGGGGTAAATCATCGAATGAATCGAAATCGTCATCCCCAAAATCTCAAGACTCATGCGTATCTGCAGAGGTCGAGTCAAATGTAAACTTGGAGAATAACCTTGAAGTTGAAGGTTCGCCCTTAATTGTGATGGGATGTACTTTTTGCCTGCTTTATGTGATGGTGACAGATGATGATCCCAGATGCCCTATATGCAAAAATTCTGGCTTGCTCGACATTTTCCGTGGAAATCAGCCGAAGAGATCGAGAAAAAACTAG
- the LOC111808920 gene encoding 40S ribosomal protein S17-3-like: MGRVRTKTVKKSSRQVIERYYSKMTLDFHTNKKILEEVAIIPSKRLRNKIAGFSTHLMKRIQKGPVRGISLKLQEEERERRMDFVPDESAIKINEIKVDKETLDMLAAFGMSDIPGLVEVEPQAMNLPQAFGRGAGGPRRY, from the coding sequence ATGGGTCGTGTTCGCACCAAGACTGTGAAGAAATCTTCACGCCAGGTGATTGAGAGGTATTACTCTAAAATGACACTGGATTTCCACACAAACAAGAAGATCTTGGAAGAGGTTGCCATCATCCCCTCAAAAAGGCTACGAAACAAGATTGCTGGTTTCTCAACCCACTTGATGAAGAGAATTCAGAAGGGTCCAGTCAGGGGCATCTCATTGAAGTTGCAAGAAGAAGAGCGCGAACGCCGTATGGACTTCGTGCCAGACGAATCAGCCATTAAGATTAACGAAATCAAGGTTGACAAGGAGACACTTGATATGCTTGCTGCTTTTGGCATGTCAGACATTCCTGGACTTGTGGAGGTTGAGCCACAGGCTATGAATCTGCCCCAAGCTTTCGGTAGGGGTGCAGGTGGCCCAAGGAGATACTAA